A stretch of Megalobrama amblycephala isolate DHTTF-2021 linkage group LG14, ASM1881202v1, whole genome shotgun sequence DNA encodes these proteins:
- the LOC125245141 gene encoding uncharacterized protein LOC125245141 isoform X1: MLIFITVLMLNVWAISADEVLSPNINITEELGKIKTMETIMKSLETEIDQLRTENKALTTNLKKLEEKTDASERVKVAFSATLSALGNSHKFIGPYQEATSLVYENALTNIGNAYDTNTGIFTAPVKGVYYFNFVVFNPWGMSTGVKLLKNGNFVVGATDNPPGQDTEDTASNAVCLLLEQGDQIHLQLWENRRIYTDGSGGWRLVSGWSRLVEGWSGLVEGWIGLVEGCSGLVKVWSWLDDWSEVWSWLKLWCGVWNCLGLWCGVWR, translated from the exons ATGTTgatttttataacagttttaATGCTCAATGTGTGGGCTATATCGGCAGATGAGGTACTTTCACCAAACATAAACATCACTGAAGAACTGGGGAAAATAAagaccatggaaacaataatgAAATCTCTGGAGACTGAAATTGATCAACtaagaacagaaaacaa AGCACTGACTACAAATCTGAAAAAACTGGAGGAGAAGACCGATGCTTCAG aaagggTGAAAGTAGCATTTTCAGCCACACTGTCAGCTTTAGGGAATAGCCACAAATTTATTGGCCCTTATCAAGAAGCAACCTCTCTTGTGTATGAAAATGCGCTAACTAACATTGGAAATGCTTACGACACAAATACAG GAATCTTCACTGCACCAGTAAAAGGAGTGTATTACTTCAACTTTGTGGTCTTCAATCCTTGGGGCATGTCGACCGGTGTGAAACTGTTAAAAAATGGCAATTTTGTGGTCGGAGCAACCGATAACCCTCCCGGGCAAGACACAGAGGACACTGCGAGCAACGCTGTCTGCCTTCTGCTGGAACAAGGGGACCAGATCCATCTTCAGCTTTGGGAGAACCGTCGTATCTACACAGATG GTTCTGGAGGTTGGAGGTTGGTTTCAGGTTGGAGCAGGCTCGTGGAAGGCTGGAGTGGCCTCGTGGAAGGTTGGATCGGCCTTGTGGAAGGCTGTAGTGGCCTCGTCAAAGTCTGGAGCTGGCTCGACGACTGGAGCGAAGTCTGGAGCTGGCTTAAACTCTGGTGCGGAGTCTGGAACTGTCTCGGGCTCTGGTGTGGAGTTTGGAGATGA
- the LOC125245141 gene encoding uncharacterized protein LOC125245141 isoform X2, whose amino-acid sequence MIFITVLMLNVWTISTDDVLSPNINILEKLGKIKSMETIMKSLETKIDQIKTENKALTTNLKKLEEKTDASERVKVAFSATLSALGNSHKFIGPYQEATSLVYENALTNIGNAYDTNTGIFTAPVKGVYYFNFVVFNPWGMSTGVKLLKNGNFVVGATDNPPGQDTEDTASNAVCLLLEQGDQIHLQLWENRRIYTDGSGGWRLVSGWSRLVEGWSGLVEGWIGLVEGCSGLVKVWSWLDDWSEVWSWLKLWCGVWNCLGLWCGVWR is encoded by the exons atgatttttataacGGTTTTAATGCTCAATGTGTGGACTATATCGACAGATGATGTACTTTCACCAAACATAAACATCCTTGAAAAACTGGGGAAAATAAAGAGCATGGAAACAATAATGAAATCTCTGGAGACTAAAATAgatcaaataaaaacagaaaacaaag CACTGACTACAAATCTGAAAAAACTGGAGGAGAAGACCGATGCTTCAG aaagggTGAAAGTAGCATTTTCAGCCACACTGTCAGCTTTAGGGAATAGCCACAAATTTATTGGCCCTTATCAAGAAGCAACCTCTCTTGTGTATGAAAATGCGCTAACTAACATTGGAAATGCTTACGACACAAATACAG GAATCTTCACTGCACCAGTAAAAGGAGTGTATTACTTCAACTTTGTGGTCTTCAATCCTTGGGGCATGTCGACCGGTGTGAAACTGTTAAAAAATGGCAATTTTGTGGTCGGAGCAACCGATAACCCTCCCGGGCAAGACACAGAGGACACTGCGAGCAACGCTGTCTGCCTTCTGCTGGAACAAGGGGACCAGATCCATCTTCAGCTTTGGGAGAACCGTCGTATCTACACAGATG GTTCTGGAGGTTGGAGGTTGGTTTCAGGTTGGAGCAGGCTCGTGGAAGGCTGGAGTGGCCTCGTGGAAGGTTGGATCGGCCTTGTGGAAGGCTGTAGTGGCCTCGTCAAAGTCTGGAGCTGGCTCGACGACTGGAGCGAAGTCTGGAGCTGGCTTAAACTCTGGTGCGGAGTCTGGAACTGTCTCGGGCTCTGGTGTGGAGTTTGGAGATGA
- the LOC125245141 gene encoding fibroin heavy chain-like isoform X3, translating into MAILWSEQPITLPGKTQRTLRATLSAFCWNKGTRSIFSFGRTVVSTQMVLEVGGWFQVGAGSWKAGVASWKVGSALWKAVVASSKSGAGSTTGAKSGAGLNSGAESGTVSGSGVEFGDDSGTGATILSVDTGGVAILSVDTGGEAILSVDTGGLECKAGGLECVAAGRGFGMPAARAEVSGGSSTLDNNPLLSRTGP; encoded by the exons ATGGCAATTTTGTGGTCGGAGCAACCGATAACCCTCCCGGGCAAGACACAGAGGACACTGCGAGCAACGCTGTCTGCCTTCTGCTGGAACAAGGGGACCAGATCCATCTTCAGCTTTGGGAGAACCGTCGTATCTACACAGATG GTTCTGGAGGTTGGAGGTTGGTTTCAGGTTGGAGCAGGCTCGTGGAAGGCTGGAGTGGCCTCGTGGAAGGTTGGATCGGCCTTGTGGAAGGCTGTAGTGGCCTCGTCAAAGTCTGGAGCTGGCTCGACGACTGGAGCGAAGTCTGGAGCTGGCTTAAACTCTGGTGCGGAGTCTGGAACTGTCTCGGGCTCTGGTGTGGAGTTTGGAGATGACTCTGGCACTGGAGCTACCATCTTATCCGTAGACACTGGTGGGgtggccatcttgtccgtagacactggGGGAgaggccatcttgtccgtagacactggTGGACTTGAGTGCAAAGCTGGCGGGCTTGAGTGTGTAGCGGCTGGCAGAGGCTTTGGAATGCCAGCTGCTCGTGCTGAAGTCAGTGGTGGATCGTCCACACTGGACAACAATCCTCTCCTCTCTCGGACGGGTCCATAG
- the LOC125245152 gene encoding cerebellin-2-like isoform X1: MLIFITVLMLNVWAISADEVLSPNINIIEELGKIKTMETKMKSLETEIDQLRTENKALTTNLKKLEEKTDASERVKVAFSATLSALRNSHKFIGPYQEATSLVYENALTNIGNAYDTNTGIFTAPVKGVYYFNFVVFNPWGMPTGVRLLKNGNFVVGATDNPPGQDTEDTASNAVCLLLEQGDQIHLQLWENRRIYTDGNRRNTFSGHLLFTM; this comes from the exons ATGTTgatttttataacagttttaATGCTCAATGTGTGGGCTATATCGGCAGATGAGGTACTTTCACCAAACATAAACATCATTGAAGAACTGGGGAAAATAAAGACCATGgaaacaaaaatgaaatctcTGGAGACTGAAATAGATCAACtaagaacagaaaacaaag CACTGACTACAAATCTGAAAAAACTGGAGGAGAAGACCGATGCTTCAG aaagggTGAAAGTAGCATTTTCAGCCACACTGTCAGCTTTAAGGAATAGCCACAAATTTATTGGCCCTTATCAAGAAGCAACCTCTCTTGTGTATGAAAATGCGCTAACTAACATTGGAAATGCTTACGACACAAATACAG GAATCTTCACTGCACCAGTAAAAGGAGTGTATTACTTCAACTTTGTGGTCTTCAATCCTTGGGGCATGCCGACCGGTGTGAGATTGTTAAAAAATGGCAATTTTGTGGTCGGAGCAACCGATAACCCTCCCGGACAAGACACAGAGGACACTGCGAGCAACGCTGTCTGCCTTCTGCTGGAACAAGGGGACCAGATCCATCTTCAGCTTTGGGAGAACCGTCGTATCTACACAGATGGTAACAGACGTAACACCTTTAGTGGACACCTTCTTTTTACTATGTAA